In Rhodoferax koreense, a genomic segment contains:
- a CDS encoding ABC transporter substrate-binding protein codes for MKKHLMTLGLAVAMGLGAGGLQAKTFTWTASADALSMDPYSTNNSFTTSFMNNIYEGLVRFNEKVEIEPALAESWSSVSPTVWRFKLRHGVKFHGGEPFTADDVVFSWQRVMTPGSISKLNLADVKDVRKVDAFTVDVETKAPFPLLLNQLLNLTIMSKTWSEANNAKEASDLQQKKENFANRNTNGTGPFMLKSREVDVKTVLVANPTWWDKPKHNLTDVVFTPIQSDATRTSSLLSGALDATVNVPLQDVQRINSSGAFTVVQGPELRTIFLGMDQFRDELLYADVKGKNPFKDVRVRKALYQAIDVEAIKRSVMRGVSWPAGMVLSPQLNGAPKALNTRLPFNVEASKKLLAEAGYPEGFTVGMQCPNNRYVYDEQICLAIISMLGRVGIKITPQIEPVAKWNVRLNTMDVSLYMVGHAGLPMADSYALLYDVAATRTATAGGLNAGRYSNPAFDAVLPKIASELDTTKRNALLADAVTILRDDVAYIPLHQQPITWAARKGVELKQAPDNQLRLWLITAP; via the coding sequence ATGAAGAAGCATTTGATGACGCTTGGCTTGGCCGTGGCCATGGGCCTCGGCGCGGGCGGCCTGCAGGCCAAGACCTTCACCTGGACGGCCTCGGCCGACGCCTTGTCAATGGACCCGTACTCGACGAACAACTCGTTCACGACCTCGTTCATGAACAACATCTACGAAGGCCTGGTGCGTTTCAACGAGAAGGTCGAGATCGAGCCCGCGCTGGCCGAATCCTGGTCCTCCGTTTCGCCCACGGTGTGGCGCTTCAAGCTGCGCCACGGCGTGAAATTCCACGGCGGCGAGCCCTTCACCGCCGACGACGTGGTCTTCAGCTGGCAGCGCGTGATGACGCCCGGCTCCATCTCCAAGCTGAACCTGGCGGATGTGAAGGACGTGCGCAAGGTCGACGCCTTTACCGTGGACGTGGAGACCAAGGCCCCGTTCCCGCTGCTGCTGAACCAGTTGCTCAACCTCACCATCATGAGCAAGACCTGGAGCGAGGCCAACAACGCCAAGGAGGCCAGCGACCTGCAACAGAAGAAGGAAAACTTCGCCAACCGCAACACCAACGGGACCGGCCCCTTCATGCTGAAGTCGCGCGAGGTCGACGTGAAGACCGTGCTGGTGGCCAACCCGACCTGGTGGGACAAGCCGAAACACAACCTCACCGACGTGGTGTTCACGCCGATCCAGTCCGACGCCACGCGCACTTCGTCGCTGCTGTCGGGCGCGCTCGACGCCACCGTCAACGTGCCGCTGCAGGACGTGCAACGCATCAACAGCTCGGGCGCCTTTACCGTGGTGCAGGGGCCTGAGTTGCGCACCATCTTCCTCGGCATGGACCAGTTCCGCGACGAACTGCTCTACGCCGACGTGAAGGGCAAGAACCCATTCAAGGACGTGCGCGTGAGAAAGGCGCTGTACCAGGCGATCGACGTGGAGGCCATCAAGCGCTCGGTGATGCGCGGCGTCTCCTGGCCCGCCGGCATGGTGCTGTCGCCGCAGCTCAACGGCGCGCCCAAGGCCTTGAACACCCGCCTGCCGTTCAATGTCGAAGCCTCGAAGAAGCTGCTGGCCGAAGCCGGTTACCCCGAAGGCTTCACCGTGGGCATGCAGTGCCCGAACAACCGTTACGTGTACGACGAGCAGATCTGCCTGGCCATCATCTCCATGCTGGGCCGCGTGGGTATCAAGATCACGCCGCAGATCGAGCCCGTGGCCAAGTGGAACGTGCGCCTCAACACCATGGACGTGTCGCTGTACATGGTCGGCCACGCCGGCCTGCCGATGGCCGACTCCTACGCCCTTCTCTACGACGTGGCCGCCACGCGCACCGCCACCGCCGGCGGCCTGAACGCCGGCCGCTACTCGAACCCGGCCTTCGACGCCGTGCTGCCGAAGATCGCCTCCGAACTCGACACCACCAAGCGCAATGCGCTGCTGGCCGACGCGGTGACCATCCTGCGCGACGACGTGGCCTACATCCCGCTGCACCAGCAGCCGATCACCTGGGCCGCGCGCAAGGGCGTGGAGCTGAAGCAGGCGCCGGACAACCAGCTGCGGCTCTGGCTGATCACCGCGCCTTGA
- a CDS encoding ABC transporter permease, protein MLRFLSTRLWNGLLVMTGVSFISFLLFSYIGDPVNNLLGETATLAQKEALRASLGLDQSLIVRFFKYLGLAVRGEFGISYRNLEPVGQLLMSRVPATLELSLCAAVLALGFGIPMGVYAGIKRNSWLAQTMQVVSLVGISIPSFLTGIILILVFSVELNWLPAYGRGDVVALGGWTTGFLTTSGWKSLVMPSITLALFQLTLFMRLVRSEMMEVLRTDYIKFARARGVADRSIHFHHALKNTLIPVITVAGLQLGSLIAFSIITETVFQWPGMGLLIIQAITFGDIPVIAAYLMLIALLFVLINAVVDLLYFQVDPRVRIA, encoded by the coding sequence ATGCTCCGCTTCCTCTCAACCCGCCTGTGGAATGGCCTGCTGGTGATGACCGGCGTGTCGTTCATCTCGTTCCTGCTGTTCAGCTACATCGGCGACCCGGTCAACAACCTGCTCGGCGAGACGGCCACGCTGGCCCAGAAGGAAGCCCTGCGTGCGTCGCTCGGGCTGGACCAGTCGCTGATCGTGCGCTTCTTCAAGTACCTTGGCCTCGCCGTGCGCGGCGAGTTCGGCATCTCCTACCGCAACCTCGAGCCGGTGGGCCAGCTGCTGATGTCGCGCGTGCCGGCCACGCTGGAACTGAGCCTGTGCGCCGCGGTGCTGGCACTCGGGTTCGGCATTCCGATGGGGGTGTATGCGGGCATCAAGCGCAATTCCTGGCTGGCGCAGACGATGCAGGTGGTGTCGCTGGTCGGCATCTCGATCCCGTCGTTTCTCACCGGCATCATCCTGATCCTGGTGTTCTCGGTGGAACTCAACTGGCTGCCGGCCTACGGCCGCGGGGACGTGGTGGCCCTGGGCGGCTGGACCACGGGCTTCCTCACCACCAGCGGCTGGAAGTCGCTGGTGATGCCGTCGATCACGCTGGCGCTGTTCCAGCTCACGCTGTTCATGCGCCTGGTGCGCTCGGAGATGATGGAGGTGCTGCGCACCGACTACATCAAGTTCGCCCGCGCCCGCGGCGTGGCCGACCGTTCCATCCACTTCCACCATGCGCTGAAGAACACGCTGATCCCGGTGATCACCGTGGCCGGCCTGCAGCTCGGCTCGCTGATCGCGTTCTCCATCATCACCGAGACGGTGTTCCAGTGGCCGGGCATGGGCCTGTTGATCATCCAGGCCATCACCTTCGGCGACATCCCGGTGATCGCGGCCTACCTGATGCTGATCGCACTGCTGTTCGTGCTGATCAATGCGGTGGTGGACCTCCTGTATTTCCAAGTCGATCCGAGAGTGAGAATCGCATGA
- a CDS encoding maleate cis-trans isomerase family protein, protein MPVPGASPSPRELIAAPTKFVGFITPSANTVVERVTLAILRDFPEVSPHFSRTAVVGAVDPFPTSYDYDSMLAAAKLLGDAHLDAIVWNGSKGGNVGFALDHDLIARITALTGAPATTTTLAIESVFKADGVTRFGLVSPYVDAYAQRIQDTFGREGYTCVASANSGLKDNFSFSTVPEDDIVAMLRQVARAKPEAVITFCTNFAAAPLVAEMEAELGIPIYDSVSMAVWHALKLVGVDTARGKAWGRVFERR, encoded by the coding sequence ATGCCAGTCCCCGGCGCCAGCCCTTCCCCGCGCGAATTGATCGCCGCCCCGACGAAGTTCGTCGGCTTCATCACCCCCTCGGCCAACACCGTGGTCGAACGTGTCACGCTGGCCATCCTGCGCGATTTCCCCGAGGTGTCGCCGCATTTCTCGCGCACGGCGGTGGTGGGTGCGGTCGATCCGTTCCCGACGAGTTACGACTACGACAGCATGCTGGCCGCGGCCAAGCTGCTCGGCGATGCGCACCTGGACGCGATCGTCTGGAACGGCAGCAAGGGTGGCAACGTGGGCTTCGCGCTCGACCATGACCTCATCGCGCGCATCACGGCGCTGACGGGTGCGCCGGCCACCACCACCACGCTGGCCATCGAGTCGGTTTTCAAGGCCGATGGCGTCACGCGTTTCGGGCTGGTCTCGCCGTATGTCGATGCCTATGCGCAGCGCATCCAGGACACCTTCGGCCGCGAGGGCTACACCTGCGTGGCCTCGGCCAATTCAGGGCTGAAAGACAACTTTTCGTTCTCCACCGTGCCGGAGGACGACATCGTGGCCATGCTGCGTCAGGTCGCGCGCGCCAAGCCAGAGGCCGTCATCACCTTCTGCACCAACTTCGCCGCCGCGCCGCTGGTGGCCGAGATGGAGGCTGAACTCGGCATCCCGATCTACGACAGCGTGAGCATGGCCGTGTGGCACGCGCTCAAGCTGGTGGGCGTGGACACCGCGCGCGGCAAGGCCTGGGGCCGGGTCTTCGAGAGGAGATGA
- a CDS encoding ABC transporter ATP-binding protein gives MSIPPVLTVQNLRVEIPTRRGTLLALDDISFSIAPGEILGFVGESGAGKSLTGMAILGLLDPPGRVASGEIRLGERRIDQLSQREMRKVRGKEIGAVFQDPLMSLNPLLQIGDQLVETIRTHLPVTQEEAVRRALGLMRAVGIPAPEARFTAYPHQFSGGMRQRIVIALALCAEPRLVVADEPTTALDVSIQAQVLQLLRQLCRDKGTSMLLVTHDMGVIAETADRVAVMYAGRIVEIGPVADVIRNPVHPYTRGLMGAIPTLKPVTGPLAQIDGAMPRLNARPVGCAFNPRCPSATDQCRNESPRVTSHGPRQVACWLASAEFADHKELETA, from the coding sequence ATGAGCATCCCTCCTGTACTCACGGTGCAGAACCTGCGCGTCGAGATTCCCACGCGCCGCGGCACGCTGCTGGCGCTCGACGACATCAGCTTCAGCATCGCGCCCGGCGAAATCCTTGGCTTCGTCGGCGAGTCCGGCGCGGGCAAGTCGCTCACCGGCATGGCCATCCTCGGCCTGCTCGACCCGCCAGGCCGCGTGGCCAGTGGCGAGATTCGCCTGGGCGAGCGCCGCATCGACCAACTCTCGCAACGCGAGATGCGCAAGGTGCGCGGCAAGGAGATCGGCGCGGTGTTCCAGGACCCGCTGATGAGCCTGAACCCGCTGCTGCAGATCGGCGACCAGCTCGTCGAAACTATCCGCACCCACCTGCCGGTCACGCAGGAGGAAGCCGTGCGGCGTGCTCTCGGCCTGATGCGCGCGGTAGGCATTCCGGCGCCCGAGGCGCGCTTCACCGCCTACCCGCACCAGTTCTCAGGCGGCATGCGCCAGCGCATCGTGATCGCGCTGGCCCTGTGCGCCGAGCCGCGCCTGGTGGTGGCCGACGAACCCACCACCGCGCTCGACGTGTCGATCCAGGCCCAGGTACTGCAGCTGCTGCGCCAGCTGTGCCGTGACAAGGGCACCTCGATGCTGCTGGTCACCCACGACATGGGCGTGATCGCCGAAACCGCCGACCGCGTGGCCGTGATGTATGCGGGCCGCATCGTCGAGATCGGGCCGGTGGCGGACGTGATCCGCAACCCGGTCCATCCTTACACCCGTGGCCTGATGGGCGCGATTCCCACGCTCAAGCCCGTCACCGGGCCGCTGGCGCAGATCGACGGTGCGATGCCGCGGCTCAATGCGCGGCCCGTGGGCTGCGCCTTCAACCCGCGCTGCCCGAGTGCCACCGACCAATGCCGCAACGAAAGCCCGCGGGTCACCAGCCATGGCCCACGCCAGGTCGCTTGCTGGCTGGCGTCTGCGGAGTTCGCTGATCACAAAGAACTGGAGACCGCATGA
- a CDS encoding ABC transporter ATP-binding protein, translating into MNAVLKEAIVEKDIALSATDLGRHFPVGAGLLAGKLGAGRSVKAVDGVSFDIRRGETFSLVGESGCGKSTLARLVAGLDAPSAGSIKFADAGQKDHRIQMIFQDPYASLNPRYRIGTAIAEPIRFQKLLPEAQVMPRVHELLRQVGLAPADALKFPHEFSGGQRQRVSIARALAGNPSFLVCDEPTSALDVSVQAQILNLLRRLQEQLGLTCLFISHNLAVINYVSHDVGVMYLGRLAEVAPTRTLFEAPKHPYTQLLLAALPQLDTRGRDKSPITGEIPSPLNPPSGCAFHPRCPHANDRCKAEKPELTAQPDGSQVACHAVQERRIPVMFHSA; encoded by the coding sequence ATGAACGCCGTCTTGAAGGAAGCCATCGTGGAAAAAGACATCGCCCTTTCCGCCACCGACCTGGGCCGGCACTTCCCGGTCGGCGCCGGCCTGCTCGCCGGCAAACTCGGCGCGGGCCGCTCGGTGAAGGCCGTGGACGGCGTGAGCTTCGACATCCGCCGTGGCGAAACCTTCAGCCTGGTCGGCGAATCGGGCTGCGGCAAGTCCACCCTGGCGCGACTCGTGGCAGGACTGGATGCGCCGAGCGCGGGTTCGATCAAGTTTGCCGATGCGGGCCAGAAGGACCACCGCATCCAGATGATCTTCCAGGACCCGTACGCGTCCCTGAACCCGCGCTACCGCATCGGCACGGCCATCGCCGAGCCGATCCGTTTCCAGAAGCTGCTGCCCGAGGCGCAGGTGATGCCGCGGGTGCACGAGCTGTTGCGCCAGGTGGGCCTGGCACCGGCCGATGCGCTCAAGTTTCCGCACGAATTCTCGGGCGGGCAGCGGCAACGCGTGTCGATCGCGCGCGCGCTGGCCGGCAACCCGAGCTTCCTGGTGTGCGACGAGCCGACCTCGGCGCTCGACGTTTCGGTGCAGGCGCAAATTTTGAATCTGCTGCGCCGCCTGCAGGAGCAGCTCGGCCTGACCTGCCTGTTCATCAGCCACAACCTCGCGGTGATCAACTACGTCTCGCACGACGTGGGTGTGATGTACCTGGGCCGGCTGGCCGAGGTGGCGCCGACGCGCACGCTGTTCGAAGCGCCCAAGCATCCGTACACGCAGCTGCTGCTGGCGGCGCTGCCGCAACTCGACACGCGCGGGCGCGACAAGTCGCCGATCACCGGCGAGATCCCGAGCCCGCTGAATCCGCCCTCCGGCTGCGCCTTCCACCCGCGCTGCCCGCACGCCAACGACCGCTGCAAGGCCGAGAAACCCGAGCTCACCGCCCAGCCCGACGGGTCGCAGGTCGCCTGCCACGCGGTGCAGGAGCGCCGCATCCCCGTCATGTTCCATTCCGCCTGA
- a CDS encoding ABC transporter permease, with amino-acid sequence MNTTVVSLPEAAPPSAWHRFLDSDFVYAYKRSPTAIVSSLTLLLFVLVALFAPWLAPQNPFDPAALDLMNARIPPAWLEGGQWQFPLGTDGQGRDLLSTLMYGLRISLMVSFCATLFSLVVGVTLGLVSGYAGGRIDNLIMRLADMQLSFPTILVALLIDGLSRSLLPRSVHEQLALFVVIFAIGISTWVQYARTVRGATLVEKSKDYVHAAKLIGMGPMRILFHHVLPNVLGPVLVIATLSLGLGILTEATLSFLGLGVPPTSPSLGTLIRVGNEVLFSGEWWVTVVPGVCLVILVLAINLLGDWLRDVFNPKLK; translated from the coding sequence ATGAACACGACCGTCGTCTCCCTGCCCGAAGCTGCGCCGCCCTCGGCCTGGCACCGTTTCCTCGACAGCGATTTCGTCTACGCCTACAAGCGTTCGCCCACGGCCATCGTGTCGTCGCTCACGCTGCTGCTGTTCGTGCTGGTGGCCTTGTTCGCCCCCTGGCTCGCGCCGCAGAACCCGTTCGACCCGGCTGCACTGGACCTGATGAACGCCCGCATCCCGCCGGCCTGGCTCGAGGGCGGGCAGTGGCAGTTTCCGCTCGGCACCGACGGCCAGGGCCGCGACCTGCTCTCCACGCTGATGTACGGCCTGCGCATCTCGCTGATGGTGAGCTTCTGCGCCACGCTGTTCTCGCTGGTGGTGGGCGTGACGCTCGGCCTCGTCAGCGGCTACGCGGGTGGCCGCATCGACAACCTCATCATGCGGCTGGCCGACATGCAGCTCAGCTTCCCGACCATCCTGGTGGCGCTGCTGATCGACGGCCTGTCGCGTTCGCTGCTGCCGCGCTCGGTGCATGAGCAGCTCGCGCTGTTCGTGGTGATCTTTGCCATCGGCATCTCGACCTGGGTGCAATACGCCCGCACGGTGCGCGGCGCCACGCTGGTGGAGAAGTCGAAAGACTACGTGCATGCCGCCAAGCTCATCGGCATGGGGCCGATGCGCATCCTGTTCCATCACGTGTTGCCCAACGTGCTCGGCCCGGTGCTGGTGATCGCCACGCTGTCGCTCGGCCTGGGCATCCTCACCGAGGCCACGCTGAGCTTCCTCGGCCTCGGCGTGCCGCCGACCTCGCCGTCCCTGGGCACGCTGATCCGCGTGGGCAACGAGGTGCTGTTCTCCGGCGAATGGTGGGTCACCGTGGTGCCGGGCGTGTGCCTGGTGATCCTGGTGCTGGCCATCAACCTGCTCGGTGACTGGCTGCGCGATGTGTTCAACCCCAAGCTGAAGTGA
- a CDS encoding Bug family tripartite tricarboxylate transporter substrate binding protein yields MHSHSVNALPNRRTTLQAGAAAALAAVLAGIGETAFAQAGQIETLKIVTGFAAGGTSDTLCRRLATKLAPEFARTAVVENRTGAGGQIAIQYVKAQPADGATLLQTPTSMLTIYPHIYKKLPYDPVADLTPVSVACVFDFGFAVGPAVPLDVKTVPDFLAWAKANPAKANFGSPAAGSTPHFIGALLGKSAGVELQHAAYRGTQPAMLDLLGGNISAVSGPVGDITQHLPTGKVRILGVSGAKRSRFAPDVPTLLEQGLKDMAFSEWFAMFLPPKAPPELVARLNASIRTALAATDVADGLATFGLEVMPSSPGELAELLRKDTARWAPIVKQIGFTADT; encoded by the coding sequence ATGCATTCCCATTCCGTCAACGCCTTGCCGAACCGGCGAACCACACTGCAGGCCGGCGCCGCCGCCGCGCTGGCCGCTGTTCTGGCCGGCATCGGCGAGACTGCCTTCGCCCAGGCCGGCCAGATCGAAACCCTGAAGATCGTCACCGGCTTTGCGGCCGGTGGCACCTCCGACACCTTGTGCCGCCGTCTGGCGACCAAACTCGCGCCCGAGTTCGCGCGCACGGCCGTGGTGGAAAACCGCACCGGTGCCGGCGGGCAGATCGCGATCCAGTACGTCAAGGCCCAGCCGGCCGACGGCGCGACGCTGCTGCAGACACCGACCTCGATGCTCACCATCTACCCGCACATCTACAAGAAGCTGCCCTACGACCCGGTGGCCGATCTCACGCCGGTCTCGGTGGCCTGCGTGTTCGATTTCGGTTTCGCCGTGGGGCCGGCCGTGCCCCTGGACGTGAAGACCGTGCCCGACTTCCTGGCCTGGGCCAAGGCGAATCCGGCCAAGGCCAACTTCGGCTCGCCCGCGGCCGGCTCCACGCCGCATTTCATCGGCGCGCTGCTCGGCAAGAGCGCGGGTGTGGAACTGCAGCACGCCGCCTACCGCGGCACCCAGCCGGCCATGCTGGACCTGCTCGGCGGCAACATCTCGGCCGTTTCCGGCCCGGTGGGCGACATCACGCAGCACCTGCCCACGGGCAAGGTGCGCATCCTCGGTGTCTCGGGTGCCAAGCGCAGCCGCTTCGCGCCCGACGTGCCGACCCTGCTGGAGCAGGGCCTGAAGGACATGGCGTTCAGCGAATGGTTTGCGATGTTCCTGCCGCCCAAGGCGCCGCCGGAACTGGTGGCGCGGCTCAACGCCAGCATCCGCACCGCGCTGGCCGCGACCGACGTGGCCGACGGCCTGGCCACCTTCGGCCTGGAGGTGATGCCGTCGTCGCCAGGCGAACTCGCCGAACTGTTGCGCAAGGACACGGCGCGCTGGGCGCCTATCGTCAAGCAGATCGGCTTCACCGCCGATACATAG
- a CDS encoding GntR family transcriptional regulator translates to MPKSTATARQAIESGMDLFDSTDTSEEARVQRRLAEAIFEHRIPPGTKLPEVDLCRILGTSRGTLRKVLDRLASEQLVEQIPNRGAFVAKPSVEVTRDVYALRRILEAGVVRTLARCECGPWIDAVRLQVGEEREANRVGDTGRYIRLAGKFHLDLAAATKNTALNQHLKRVVAQTSLMTALYDEPGTNTCSVHEHLEILDAIQAGNHAEAERLMEEHLIGCERQLKLDDEPKPVDLSQALGGPAPEAAPAKKPAKAATPQTAKPAAKPAAKPATRPRRAAGAI, encoded by the coding sequence ATGCCCAAGTCCACCGCCACCGCCCGCCAAGCCATCGAGTCCGGCATGGACCTGTTCGACAGTACCGACACCAGCGAAGAGGCCCGCGTGCAGCGCCGCCTCGCCGAGGCCATCTTCGAGCACCGCATTCCACCAGGCACCAAGCTGCCAGAGGTCGATCTCTGCCGCATCCTCGGCACCTCGCGCGGCACGTTGCGCAAGGTGCTGGACCGCCTGGCCAGCGAGCAGCTCGTCGAGCAGATTCCCAACCGCGGCGCCTTCGTGGCCAAGCCGTCGGTGGAGGTGACGCGCGACGTCTACGCGCTGCGCCGCATCCTGGAAGCCGGCGTGGTGCGCACGCTGGCGCGCTGCGAATGCGGCCCGTGGATCGACGCGGTGCGCCTGCAGGTGGGCGAGGAACGCGAAGCCAACCGCGTGGGCGATACCGGACGCTACATCCGGCTGGCCGGCAAGTTCCACCTCGATCTGGCCGCCGCCACCAAAAACACCGCGCTGAACCAGCACCTGAAGCGGGTGGTGGCTCAGACTTCGCTCATGACCGCGCTGTACGACGAGCCCGGTACCAACACCTGCTCGGTGCACGAACACCTCGAAATCCTCGACGCCATCCAGGCCGGCAACCACGCCGAGGCCGAACGCCTGATGGAAGAACACCTGATCGGCTGTGAGCGCCAACTGAAGCTGGACGACGAACCCAAGCCGGTCGATCTCTCGCAAGCGCTCGGCGGTCCCGCGCCCGAAGCAGCCCCGGCAAAGAAGCCCGCAAAAGCAGCCACGCCCCAAACCGCCAAGCCCGCCGCCAAGCCCGCCGCAAAACCGGCCACCAGGCCACGGCGCGCGGCCGGCGCGATCTGA